In one window of Funiculus sociatus GB2-C1 DNA:
- a CDS encoding 5-formyltetrahydrofolate cyclo-ligase, whose translation MNKVDNQLDKVELRRSLLKIRQFMPVRKWRENSDRICTYLQSSPLFTQAKTVLAYFSFRQEPDLSPLFVDNRRWGFPRCVGDSLMWHICTPGESTSQGAYGILEPRPDAPILQPDEVDLILVPSVACDVRGYRLGYGGGYYDRLLSSSPWADKPTIGIAFEFAFSPKLPIDEWDKPLHGVCTETGLRIMR comes from the coding sequence GTGAACAAAGTTGATAATCAACTAGATAAAGTAGAATTACGGAGATCGCTTCTCAAAATACGGCAATTTATGCCTGTGAGAAAATGGAGAGAAAATAGCGATCGCATCTGCACTTACCTGCAATCCTCGCCTCTATTTACTCAGGCTAAAACTGTCCTCGCTTACTTCAGCTTTCGACAGGAACCAGACCTCAGCCCTTTATTTGTAGATAATCGCAGATGGGGATTTCCCCGATGTGTTGGCGATTCCCTGATGTGGCATATCTGCACACCTGGAGAATCGACGAGCCAGGGAGCTTATGGTATTCTTGAACCGCGCCCAGATGCTCCCATTTTGCAACCAGATGAAGTTGATTTAATTCTTGTACCTTCTGTGGCTTGTGATGTTCGCGGATATCGCTTAGGTTACGGTGGTGGTTATTATGATCGCTTGCTAAGTTCATCTCCGTGGGCGGACAAACCGACTATAGGGATTGCATTTGAATTTGCTTTTTCGCCCAAATTACCTATTGATGAATGGGATAAACCCTTGCATGGCGTTTGTACAGAAACGGGTTTGAGGATAATGCGATGA
- a CDS encoding GDP-L-fucose synthase family protein produces MATLDLSNKRILVTGGAGFLGRQVVEQLRLAGADLEKITIPRSRDYDLRSLEACQRAVEHQDVVIHLAAHVGGIGLNLVKPAELFYDNLMMGAQLIHAAYQAGVQKFTCVGTICAYPKFTPVPFKEDDLWNGYPEETNAPYGVAKKALLVQLQSYRQQYGFNGIYLLPVNLYGPEDNFDPKSSHVIPALIRKVHEAQIRGDKHLPVWGDGSPTREFLYSTDAALGIVMGTQDYDGTEPVNLGTGYEISIKELVELICELMGYEGEIVWETDKPNGQPRRCLDTERASREFGFTAKVDFKQGLKNTIEWYRQHAE; encoded by the coding sequence ATGGCTACTTTAGATTTGAGCAATAAACGGATTCTAGTTACGGGTGGGGCTGGTTTTTTGGGGCGTCAGGTGGTGGAACAGCTGAGGTTAGCAGGGGCAGACCTAGAGAAGATTACGATACCGCGATCGCGCGATTATGATTTGCGATCACTTGAAGCTTGCCAACGCGCTGTCGAACACCAGGATGTCGTGATTCACCTCGCAGCCCACGTCGGCGGCATTGGCTTGAATCTGGTAAAACCTGCTGAATTATTCTATGACAACTTGATGATGGGCGCTCAGCTGATTCATGCCGCCTATCAAGCTGGTGTCCAAAAGTTCACCTGTGTTGGCACTATCTGCGCTTATCCCAAGTTTACACCAGTGCCATTCAAAGAAGATGACCTTTGGAATGGCTACCCGGAAGAAACCAACGCCCCCTACGGCGTTGCTAAGAAAGCTTTATTAGTTCAACTCCAATCTTACCGACAGCAGTACGGCTTTAATGGTATTTACCTGTTGCCAGTAAACTTGTACGGCCCAGAAGATAACTTTGACCCCAAGAGTTCCCATGTTATCCCAGCTTTGATTCGCAAGGTACACGAAGCCCAAATTAGAGGAGATAAGCATCTACCTGTATGGGGCGATGGTAGTCCTACCCGCGAGTTTCTCTACTCAACTGATGCTGCTTTGGGTATCGTCATGGGTACGCAGGACTACGATGGTACAGAACCCGTGAACCTGGGAACAGGTTATGAAATTTCCATCAAGGAGTTGGTAGAACTCATTTGCGAACTAATGGGCTATGAGGGTGAAATTGTTTGGGAAACAGATAAGCCCAATGGTCAACCGCGCCGCTGTTTAGATACCGAACGGGCTAGCCGAGAATTTGGCTTCACCGCCAAAGTTGACTTCAAGCAAGGTCTAAAAAATACCATTGAGTGGTATCGACAACACGCAGAGTAA
- the gmd gene encoding GDP-mannose 4,6-dehydratase gives MTQRKIALITGITGQDGSYLSELLLEQGYEVHGIIRRTSTFNTDRIDHMYEDPHKEGVRLFLHYGDLTDGTTLRRILEEVKPVEIYNLGAQSHVRVSFDSPEYTVDAVGMGTLRLLEAIRDYQQRTGIEVRFYQAGSSEMFGKVQEVPQKETTPFYPRSPYACAKVYAHWQTVNYRESYGLFACNGILFNHESPRRGETFVTRKITRAIARIIAGKQKKIYLGNLDSKRDWGYAKDYVKAMWLMLQQEEPDDYVVATGETYSIRQFLDVAFNYVNLDWHDYVEFDERYLRPAEVELLIGDPTKALEKLGWKPSVTFEQLVHLMVEGDMQALGLTSPNGNGSHSPLDMATIRQAAGSMHD, from the coding sequence ATGACGCAACGCAAGATCGCACTAATCACAGGTATTACTGGACAAGACGGTTCCTACTTAAGTGAGTTATTGCTTGAGCAAGGTTATGAGGTTCACGGTATCATCCGCCGGACTTCTACGTTTAACACAGACCGCATAGACCATATGTACGAAGACCCTCACAAAGAGGGCGTGCGGTTGTTTCTGCACTATGGCGACTTAACTGATGGCACCACCCTGCGCCGGATTTTAGAGGAAGTCAAGCCAGTAGAAATTTACAATTTGGGCGCTCAATCTCACGTAAGGGTCAGCTTTGACTCGCCGGAATATACTGTCGATGCGGTGGGAATGGGGACGCTGCGCTTGTTGGAAGCAATTAGAGACTACCAGCAGCGTACCGGGATTGAGGTACGTTTCTATCAGGCGGGTTCTTCTGAGATGTTTGGTAAGGTGCAGGAGGTGCCTCAGAAGGAAACGACACCCTTTTACCCCCGCAGTCCTTATGCTTGTGCCAAGGTTTATGCTCACTGGCAAACGGTAAATTATCGGGAATCTTACGGCTTATTTGCCTGTAACGGGATATTATTTAACCACGAGAGTCCGCGCCGGGGCGAAACGTTTGTAACGCGAAAGATTACCAGAGCGATCGCTCGCATCATTGCCGGAAAACAGAAAAAAATCTACCTGGGTAATCTCGATTCCAAGCGGGACTGGGGCTATGCTAAAGACTACGTAAAAGCAATGTGGCTGATGCTCCAGCAAGAGGAGCCGGATGATTACGTGGTAGCAACCGGAGAAACTTACTCAATTCGCCAATTCCTAGATGTTGCTTTTAATTACGTCAATTTGGATTGGCATGACTATGTAGAGTTTGACGAACGCTACCTGCGTCCAGCAGAAGTGGAGTTACTCATCGGCGATCCGACTAAGGCTCTAGAGAAACTAGGCTGGAAACCTTCTGTTACTTTTGAACAATTAGTTCATTTGATGGTGGAAGGGGATATGCAAGCTTTAGGCTTAACTTCACCTAACGGTAACGGTTCCCACTCCCCTCTGGATATGGCTACGATTCGCCAGGCTGCCGGTAGTATGCACGACTAG
- a CDS encoding sugar transferase — translation MTAESQLISGKTLLALVKRGFHPLTPIGRQRGLSKHRDLSLQRLDRDSVKRCFDVVFSLSVLILFSPVYLLLALLIALSSQGPIFYIQERVGKDYKPFRCIKFRTMVVNADELLEQMIATSPDLREEFEDNFKLKDDPRITWIGKFLRVTSLDEFPQFWNVLTGDMSVVGPRPLVPEELSKYGNQIDKVLMIRPGITGLWQVSGRNDIPYPRRVQIDVYYVNARNFWLDLCVVIKTIGIVISPKDNGAY, via the coding sequence ATGACTGCCGAGAGCCAACTTATCTCCGGCAAGACGTTATTGGCGCTGGTGAAACGAGGGTTTCACCCACTGACGCCGATAGGTAGACAAAGAGGTTTGAGCAAACACCGCGACCTCTCTCTACAACGTCTAGACCGAGATTCCGTTAAACGATGTTTTGATGTTGTGTTTTCGCTATCGGTTTTGATTTTGTTTTCTCCGGTTTACCTGCTGTTGGCCTTGCTGATTGCCCTCAGCTCGCAAGGTCCGATTTTTTATATTCAGGAACGCGTGGGGAAAGACTATAAGCCTTTTAGGTGTATCAAATTCAGAACGATGGTGGTGAATGCAGATGAGCTGTTGGAGCAAATGATTGCAACATCACCGGATCTGCGTGAGGAATTTGAGGACAATTTCAAGCTCAAAGATGACCCTCGGATCACCTGGATTGGTAAATTCCTAAGGGTGACTAGCCTGGATGAGTTCCCCCAGTTCTGGAACGTGCTCACAGGGGACATGAGCGTTGTCGGGCCAAGACCTCTAGTTCCAGAGGAACTGTCAAAATACGGGAATCAAATTGATAAAGTGTTGATGATTCGCCCTGGAATTACCGGATTGTGGCAAGTTTCTGGACGCAACGATATCCCCTATCCCCGCCGAGTGCAGATAGATGTCTATTACGTCAATGCCAGGAATTTCTGGCTGGATCTGTGCGTGGTGATAAAAACGATTGGCATTGTCATATCCCCCAAAGACAATGGTGCCTACTGA
- a CDS encoding glycosyltransferase, with product MKYAVVHEWLTPKATGGSELVVREILSSLDADLYALIDFESTNPESYLFKRPIGTTFLQHFPQASSGVQKYLPLLPLAIEQLDLRNYDVILSSSHAVAKGVLTSPQQMHICYCHTPMRYAWDLTFDYLNSSRLGGGVPGILTRYLLHQLRQWDVVSANRVDYFIANSKHTARRIWRCYRRPAEVIYPPVNIERFSFQPKKEDFYLTVSRLVSYKQVSLIIRSFNQLGHPLVVIGTGPELDKMRQLAQPNVKVLGPQPDDVVERYMAQAKAFVYAACEDFGIALVEAQACGTPIIAYGAGGALETVLDIRQHPTKGTGLFFPSQTEAALIEAVETFEASQKSFNPQKARLNAAQFAVPAFQALYLAFVERCLQEFQSSLVRSY from the coding sequence ATGAAATATGCCGTCGTCCATGAGTGGTTGACCCCCAAAGCCACCGGAGGATCGGAACTCGTTGTCAGAGAAATCCTCTCTTCACTAGATGCCGACCTCTACGCCCTAATTGACTTTGAATCTACCAATCCCGAAAGTTATTTATTCAAGCGCCCCATAGGTACAACCTTCCTGCAACATTTTCCACAGGCTAGTAGTGGCGTACAAAAATATCTTCCTTTGCTGCCCCTAGCCATTGAACAACTCGACTTACGCAATTATGACGTAATCCTATCCTCATCCCACGCCGTCGCTAAAGGAGTCCTCACCAGTCCGCAACAAATGCACATCTGCTACTGCCACACGCCCATGCGCTACGCATGGGATTTGACCTTTGACTACCTGAATAGTAGCCGACTGGGAGGCGGCGTTCCTGGCATCCTGACGCGGTATCTGCTCCACCAGCTGCGTCAGTGGGACGTAGTTTCAGCCAACCGAGTTGACTACTTTATTGCCAACTCCAAACACACAGCTCGTCGCATCTGGCGCTGCTACCGCCGACCTGCGGAAGTAATTTATCCACCAGTCAATATCGAGCGATTTTCCTTTCAGCCGAAAAAAGAAGATTTTTACCTTACCGTTTCCCGGCTGGTGAGCTACAAGCAAGTATCTTTAATCATCCGATCGTTTAACCAACTAGGACACCCGCTAGTAGTGATTGGTACTGGACCCGAACTTGACAAGATGCGCCAGCTAGCGCAACCAAATGTAAAAGTGTTAGGGCCGCAGCCAGATGACGTTGTTGAGAGGTATATGGCGCAAGCAAAAGCGTTTGTGTATGCAGCCTGTGAAGATTTTGGCATAGCGTTGGTAGAAGCTCAAGCCTGCGGCACTCCAATAATTGCCTACGGTGCTGGCGGGGCGCTAGAAACTGTCTTGGATATTCGGCAACACCCGACCAAGGGAACTGGCTTATTTTTCCCCTCCCAAACAGAAGCGGCTTTGATAGAAGCAGTAGAAACTTTCGAGGCCTCCCAGAAGTCGTTTAATCCTCAGAAGGCTCGGTTAAACGCTGCCCAGTTTGCTGTTCCGGCCTTTCAGGCGTTATACCTAGCCTTTGTGGAGCGCTGTTTACAGGAATTTCAATCATCCTTAGTTCGCAGTTATTAG
- a CDS encoding SirB1 family protein, whose protein sequence is MNFSSARQSFYQEINQPDEQINLAKAALDIAQEEYPDLDLEEYLNALDTMAAEVQERLPAERYPMRTIQTINRYLYDDLGFIGNTDDYYDPRNSFLNDVIDRRTGIPLTLALVYLEIARRIDFPMVGVGMPGHFLIRPEFEDVGIFVDAFNRGEILFEQDCKERLAQIYQQPVELQGNFIAPVSSRRFLTRMLTNLKMIYMNRQDLPKALSTVERILLLFPDAPVELRDRGLLYYQLGRWAEASQDLNIYLAMLPNAEDAPLIRQLLKHLGGDG, encoded by the coding sequence ATGAATTTTTCATCAGCACGTCAATCTTTTTACCAGGAAATCAATCAGCCAGATGAGCAAATCAATCTGGCAAAAGCCGCCCTGGATATTGCACAGGAAGAGTATCCAGACCTCGATCTAGAGGAATATCTTAATGCTCTCGATACTATGGCAGCTGAGGTACAAGAACGCTTACCTGCCGAACGGTATCCGATGCGGACGATCCAAACTATCAACCGATATCTCTACGATGATTTGGGTTTTATCGGTAATACAGATGATTACTACGATCCGCGCAACAGCTTTTTAAATGATGTCATCGACCGACGCACAGGCATCCCACTTACCCTAGCGCTAGTTTATCTGGAGATTGCACGGCGGATAGATTTTCCGATGGTGGGTGTGGGAATGCCGGGACATTTCTTAATTCGCCCAGAATTTGAGGATGTAGGAATTTTCGTGGATGCTTTTAATCGCGGCGAGATTCTATTTGAGCAGGATTGCAAAGAGCGACTTGCCCAAATTTATCAGCAACCAGTGGAGCTACAAGGGAATTTTATCGCCCCAGTGAGTTCCCGGCGCTTTTTGACGCGGATGCTGACGAATCTGAAAATGATTTACATGAACCGCCAGGATTTGCCAAAAGCGCTTTCTACAGTCGAGCGAATTTTGCTGTTGTTTCCAGATGCACCAGTGGAATTGCGCGATCGCGGTCTTTTATACTATCAATTGGGGCGTTGGGCAGAGGCATCCCAGGATTTGAACATTTATTTGGCAATGCTTCCCAATGCTGAGGATGCGCCTTT